The Staphylothermus marinus F1 genome has a segment encoding these proteins:
- a CDS encoding metallophosphoesterase family protein: MVLRILAASNINGREDLVPYIIYLANTEKIDVVLFCGNIVSPLIIDEISKRIKGRVLGVAGNLDDPSVIKILKSINGFIDGRIVEIDGLNIGGIGFNPELSVNRLLKENKHLDILVSFYPSIKTPFKNGVGMVDHLIKTLHPKIVVFGRGYKECLVNDKYIFPGDGYKGFYALIEIKSKDYRIKTYCHRLQNIVLDNY; encoded by the coding sequence ATGGTATTAAGAATATTAGCCGCTTCAAATATTAATGGTAGAGAAGATCTTGTTCCATATATTATCTACCTAGCCAATACTGAAAAAATTGATGTAGTATTGTTTTGTGGAAACATTGTTTCTCCCCTAATTATAGACGAGATAAGTAAGAGAATAAAGGGCCGTGTACTCGGTGTTGCAGGGAATCTCGATGATCCTTCTGTAATAAAAATATTGAAATCTATTAATGGATTTATTGATGGGAGAATAGTTGAAATAGATGGGTTAAATATTGGTGGAATAGGTTTTAATCCCGAGCTATCAGTTAATAGGTTGTTAAAGGAAAATAAGCATTTAGATATACTTGTTTCTTTTTATCCAAGTATAAAAACTCCTTTCAAGAACGGTGTTGGCATGGTTGATCACTTAATTAAAACATTACATCCTAAAATAGTAGTTTTTGGTAGAGGATATAAGGAGTGTTTAGTTAATGATAAATATATTTTTCCAGGTGACGGCTACAAAGGTTTTTACGCATTGATCGAGATTAAAAGTAAAGATTATAGGATTAAAACATACTGTCATCGTCTCCAAAATATTGTTCTAGATAATTATTAA
- a CDS encoding molybdenum cofactor biosynthesis protein MoaE, with product MPYIRVGLTESIIDVNSIVNELIEHTKGLGGAIVSFIGYVKGIVDDHRVYELQYTAYQPYAEEVLKKIVMEEVSRNDLLGAIVIHRIGNLKPGDPTIYIFVSANTRKKAFKGSSEILERIKHEAPIFKLEKRDDGEYWVIGDGRRVARRTISNA from the coding sequence ATGCCATATATACGTGTTGGATTAACAGAGTCAATAATTGATGTTAATTCAATAGTTAATGAGCTAATAGAACATACAAAAGGTCTTGGAGGAGCTATAGTTTCGTTTATAGGATATGTGAAAGGAATAGTTGATGATCATAGAGTTTACGAATTGCAATATACTGCTTATCAACCATATGCGGAGGAGGTTTTGAAAAAGATAGTTATGGAAGAAGTCAGCAGAAATGATCTATTGGGTGCAATAGTTATTCACAGAATAGGTAATCTCAAACCAGGAGATCCAACTATTTATATCTTCGTATCAGCTAATACTAGGAAGAAAGCTTTCAAAGGATCATCAGAGATTCTGGAAAGAATAAAACACGAGGCCCCGATCTTCAAGCTCGAAAAAAGAGATGACGGCGAATATTGGGTCATCGGTGATGGCAGAAGAGTTGCTAGAAGAACAATCAGTAACGCTTGA
- a CDS encoding carbohydrate kinase family protein, protein MSKTSSKPIHVAVGNLNIDITMYVPRLPMPDESVFAEEIMIGPGGSASNYSVAVTYYGHIAYLIASTSLNQLIDSILEKLNSIGVYTRFIKRVEEKPGIVNVIVIPGGEKIMVKYRGANELLSPNDVPRQLLEEATIVHMASIPPTIASEIAMRATGLGSLVSYDPGAYALYDKEKIVSILDNINILFLNRSEARSITGGKVENLLKYGTDLIVIKKGPGGAYVLQHGGTVYHGVSKPIRPPIDSTGAGDAFDAFFNAAYIDYKDPGKALSYALAAGALKVMCRGSILCWDKQLFSKQLNETIVEEIKEPENWILED, encoded by the coding sequence ATGTCTAAGACTAGTTCAAAACCAATACATGTAGCCGTAGGTAATTTAAACATTGATATAACAATGTATGTTCCAAGACTGCCAATGCCTGATGAAAGTGTTTTTGCCGAAGAAATAATGATTGGACCAGGTGGTTCTGCATCTAATTATTCAGTAGCAGTTACTTATTATGGCCATATAGCATATCTTATTGCTTCAACATCGCTTAATCAATTAATAGATTCTATCTTGGAAAAACTAAACTCGATCGGTGTATATACAAGATTTATTAAGAGAGTTGAAGAAAAACCCGGCATTGTAAATGTAATAGTAATCCCAGGTGGAGAAAAAATCATGGTTAAATACAGAGGTGCTAACGAGTTATTATCTCCTAACGATGTTCCTAGACAATTATTAGAGGAAGCAACAATAGTTCATATGGCAAGTATTCCGCCAACTATTGCATCAGAAATAGCAATGCGAGCCACAGGCTTGGGCTCACTAGTAAGCTATGATCCTGGAGCTTATGCATTATATGATAAAGAAAAAATTGTTTCAATACTGGACAACATAAATATCCTATTTCTTAATAGATCAGAAGCTCGTTCAATTACTGGAGGTAAAGTAGAGAACCTACTAAAATATGGTACAGATCTAATAGTTATTAAGAAGGGGCCGGGAGGAGCATATGTTTTACAACATGGAGGAACAGTTTATCATGGAGTATCAAAACCTATAAGACCACCTATAGATTCTACAGGTGCTGGAGACGCTTTCGATGCATTTTTTAATGCTGCATACATAGATTATAAGGATCCAGGTAAAGCATTATCATATGCATTAGCTGCAGGAGCATTGAAAGTAATGTGCCGTGGAAGCATACTTTGCTGGGATAAACAATTATTCTCGAAACAATTAAATGAAACAATTGTAGAAGAAATAAAAGAGCCGGAGAACTGGATACTTGAAGACTAA
- the udp gene encoding uridine phosphorylase, producing MERGKRLSSASAPVDESGRVYHLGVKPGDVSKYVLLPGDPGRVKRIASFWDEAWRVAEHREYLTFSGKYKGVFISATSTGIGAPSTAIAIEELARVGSNTFIRVGTTGALRRNIGVGDIIISTGAVRLEGTSKQYVFPEYPAVASFDVTMALITAAEELGVKYHVGLTASTDSFYVGQERPGYKGYLPPFQRGLIDFLKSVNVLNFEMEAATIFTLANIYGLRAGSVCAAIANRETEEFIVDAGVDDAIKVANEAVKILNEWDQIVRETGSKTVSAKTILEWYKRIGRL from the coding sequence TTGGAAAGAGGTAAGAGACTCAGTAGTGCCAGTGCTCCTGTTGATGAATCTGGTCGTGTATATCATTTAGGTGTTAAGCCTGGTGATGTGAGTAAATATGTTTTATTACCCGGTGATCCTGGAAGAGTTAAACGTATTGCTAGTTTCTGGGATGAAGCTTGGAGAGTTGCTGAGCACAGAGAATATTTAACGTTTAGTGGAAAATATAAGGGAGTATTCATATCTGCTACAAGCACAGGTATAGGTGCTCCCTCAACAGCTATAGCTATTGAAGAACTTGCCCGTGTTGGCTCAAATACTTTTATTCGTGTAGGAACCACAGGTGCTTTAAGGAGAAATATAGGTGTTGGAGACATAATTATTTCAACCGGTGCCGTAAGGCTTGAGGGAACAAGTAAACAATATGTATTCCCCGAATACCCAGCCGTTGCTTCATTTGATGTTACAATGGCACTTATAACAGCTGCTGAGGAGCTTGGCGTTAAATACCATGTTGGCTTAACGGCTAGTACTGATAGCTTCTATGTGGGGCAGGAGAGACCAGGCTATAAAGGTTATTTACCGCCTTTCCAGAGGGGTTTAATAGATTTTTTGAAAAGCGTTAATGTGTTGAATTTCGAAATGGAGGCTGCAACGATCTTTACATTAGCAAATATTTATGGTTTAAGAGCTGGCAGTGTTTGTGCCGCGATTGCGAATAGGGAGACAGAGGAATTCATAGTTGATGCAGGGGTTGATGATGCTATAAAGGTTGCTAATGAAGCTGTTAAAATACTTAATGAATGGGATCAAATAGTTAGAGAAACCGGTTCAAAAACAGTATCTGCAAAAACAATTCTAGAATGGTATAAAAGAATAGGCAGGTTGTAG
- a CDS encoding secondary thiamine-phosphate synthase enzyme YjbQ has protein sequence MKVYTREIVLSTNKKFQLIDITYEVEKIVEDSGVKNGMVLVFAPHATAAIIANEHESGLMEDIITKIKELTEPGSSKWKHNLIDDNAHAHIGSALIGADRVFPVINGRLVRGTWQNIFLVEMDGPRSRRHVIVTVIGE, from the coding sequence TTGAAAGTTTATACACGTGAAATAGTTCTATCCACTAATAAGAAGTTTCAATTAATAGATATTACTTATGAAGTTGAAAAAATTGTTGAAGATAGTGGTGTTAAGAATGGAATGGTTCTCGTCTTCGCACCCCATGCTACAGCGGCAATTATAGCTAATGAGCATGAATCAGGTTTAATGGAGGATATAATTACTAAGATCAAAGAGTTAACAGAACCCGGTAGTTCTAAGTGGAAACACAATCTCATAGATGATAATGCACATGCACACATAGGCTCAGCTCTAATAGGGGCTGATCGGGTTTTTCCAGTTATTAATGGTAGACTAGTTAGGGGTACTTGGCAAAATATTTTCCTCGTAGAAATGGATGGCCCCAGATCTCGTAGACACGTTATTGTAACTGTTATTGGTGAGTAA
- a CDS encoding MoaD/ThiS family protein, whose protein sequence is MVTVKLRAFSIFSDIFGREEILNIDGRISVKDLIDHLKKNNKVFAETIKQIPVIILVNGKSVSEEYVLKENDEVAIIPPASGG, encoded by the coding sequence ATGGTTACAGTTAAGCTAAGAGCTTTCTCTATATTCAGCGATATTTTTGGGAGAGAAGAAATTTTGAATATTGATGGTAGAATAAGTGTTAAGGATCTTATTGATCATCTTAAGAAGAATAATAAAGTATTTGCAGAAACCATTAAACAAATCCCAGTAATTATTTTAGTCAACGGTAAATCTGTGAGTGAAGAATATGTATTGAAGGAGAATGATGAAGTAGCAATAATTCCTCCTGCATCTGGTGGGTAA
- a CDS encoding DEAD/DEAH box helicase family protein: MTGFSLKVKPRDYQIEAAKWALSNKRSTVVMPTGSGKTLIAVLFSKELLEKKHAKKILVLEPTRILVEQTARYFEKTLGIKALPIHGRYPPDKRIELWRKAVVAVATPETALNDVKQIIQNNYDAIIVNECHHTTGKDAYAKFMKTTDKVFKWRLGLSAHIPRSRRYKIEKYIGKIRVWSWTDERIKKYVPEWIGEIYEAELNDAEKQVLERLEEARLEYIGKYRGLVNLAIRRFIRDGALALKESLEKDTLLASILSHIKPMLENKEVRPLHKLDALKRVLSDHEGFNKAIVFVDRVIVAEYLEKKLIHYNPVIIVGKTKLRTDLREVLKRAHSSETKIIISTSAGEEGIDLPQADLLIIWSNVASPLRFIQRHGRILRLTGRKGLKFVAYIVTPDTPDMNSLLDALELAKKNGVDVPIDEETLEALWRKTTRNRILVVLSGKPMPLGWISEITGMPRDMVEKAIRRLEDKGLVIYIYTFLDKTYALVDDLFILKENFEEYLTPDTSLVARIKPYVENKELKMVSGTYDQVLTKLIRLLRRYGEFTRISAILQIPLETGAFQQIMLHYTFRINNEEVLETIIKNLYSASKYYRFITKTPWSNNKAEQYGEL, from the coding sequence TTGACTGGTTTTAGTCTTAAAGTAAAGCCAAGGGATTATCAAATAGAAGCTGCTAAGTGGGCATTATCAAATAAAAGATCAACGGTAGTTATGCCTACGGGATCAGGTAAAACATTAATAGCAGTTTTATTCAGCAAAGAGCTCTTGGAAAAGAAGCATGCAAAGAAAATACTCGTATTAGAACCTACAAGAATACTAGTAGAACAAACAGCTCGATATTTTGAAAAAACACTAGGTATTAAAGCGCTCCCCATACATGGACGGTATCCGCCGGATAAAAGAATAGAATTATGGAGAAAAGCCGTAGTTGCTGTTGCAACACCTGAAACAGCATTAAACGATGTAAAACAAATTATCCAGAACAACTATGATGCAATAATTGTTAATGAATGCCATCATACAACCGGAAAAGACGCATATGCTAAATTCATGAAGACAACAGACAAAGTTTTCAAGTGGAGACTTGGATTATCAGCACATATCCCCAGATCACGCAGATATAAAATAGAAAAGTATATTGGAAAAATACGAGTATGGAGCTGGACTGATGAGAGAATAAAAAAGTACGTGCCTGAATGGATAGGTGAAATATATGAAGCAGAACTCAACGATGCAGAGAAACAAGTACTTGAGAGACTCGAGGAGGCAAGACTGGAATATATTGGAAAGTATAGGGGATTGGTAAATCTAGCTATTAGACGGTTTATAAGAGATGGAGCGCTTGCTCTTAAGGAGAGTTTAGAGAAAGATACATTATTAGCATCTATACTATCACATATTAAGCCCATGCTTGAAAACAAAGAGGTAAGGCCTTTACATAAACTAGATGCTTTGAAAAGAGTTCTAAGTGATCATGAGGGTTTTAATAAAGCAATTGTATTCGTCGATAGAGTCATTGTTGCTGAATATCTCGAGAAGAAACTAATACATTATAATCCGGTAATCATCGTCGGTAAGACTAAGTTAAGAACGGATCTTAGAGAAGTATTGAAGAGAGCGCATAGTTCAGAAACAAAAATAATAATTTCTACAAGTGCAGGTGAAGAAGGAATAGATCTTCCCCAAGCAGATCTGCTTATTATATGGAGTAATGTAGCAAGCCCATTAAGGTTTATTCAAAGACATGGCAGAATATTAAGGCTAACAGGTAGGAAGGGATTAAAATTTGTTGCATACATTGTTACACCTGATACACCAGACATGAATAGTTTACTAGACGCATTAGAGCTTGCTAAGAAGAATGGTGTAGATGTTCCCATCGATGAAGAAACATTAGAAGCTCTTTGGAGAAAAACAACGAGAAATAGAATACTAGTTGTACTATCTGGAAAACCAATGCCTCTTGGATGGATTAGTGAAATTACTGGTATGCCCAGAGACATGGTTGAAAAAGCTATTAGGAGATTGGAGGATAAGGGACTGGTTATATACATATATACTTTCCTAGATAAAACCTATGCACTAGTAGATGACTTGTTTATACTCAAAGAAAACTTTGAAGAATACTTAACCCCTGATACAAGTTTGGTTGCAAGAATTAAGCCATATGTGGAAAATAAAGAGTTAAAAATGGTTTCTGGTACTTATGACCAAGTATTAACAAAGCTTATTAGGCTTCTCAGAAGATACGGCGAATTCACAAGGATCTCGGCAATTCTGCAAATACCCTTAGAAACAGGAGCTTTTCAACAAATAATGCTTCACTATACTTTCCGAATCAATAACGAAGAAGTGCTTGAAACAATTATAAAAAACCTTTATTCAGCTAGCAAATACTATAGATTCATCACTAAGACACCATGGTCTAATAATAAAGCTGAACAATATGGTGAATTATAA
- a CDS encoding putative metallopeptidase, producing the protein MVKYVEAEDVCCLINVIVHFLHDNFKHIDLNRIKCFRSIGSKSYAYARIHGLPRIWIKALGIKPMYIVEVLSERYDPLNIEDKIQVLIHELLHIPYRFSGGLRPHGKYVNKKTIHKLYGLFVERGGLEFLLRDKHCI; encoded by the coding sequence TTGGTAAAATATGTTGAAGCAGAAGATGTATGTTGCTTAATTAATGTTATAGTGCATTTTCTCCATGATAATTTTAAGCACATAGATCTTAATAGAATAAAATGTTTTAGAAGCATTGGGTCTAAATCATATGCTTATGCTAGAATACATGGTTTACCACGTATTTGGATTAAAGCTCTTGGAATAAAGCCTATGTATATAGTCGAAGTGTTATCGGAGAGATATGATCCATTAAATATTGAGGATAAGATACAAGTACTAATACATGAACTATTACATATACCTTATAGGTTCTCAGGGGGTCTCAGACCACATGGGAAATATGTTAATAAGAAAACAATACATAAACTCTATGGCTTATTCGTTGAGAGAGGAGGATTAGAATTTTTACTTAGAGATAAGCATTGTATTTGA
- a CDS encoding DUF4258 domain-containing protein: MNNFSGEKSFWKIRVSKHAVHRMKERRISLEDIYDTINDPYMYFYDSWNDLYLAVNIRGYAVVYAFHGNIVEIVTVLGKREFEALLSKYGKSRYKHL, translated from the coding sequence ATGAACAACTTTTCTGGAGAGAAGTCTTTCTGGAAAATACGTGTATCTAAACATGCTGTGCATAGAATGAAGGAGAGAAGAATTAGTTTAGAAGATATATACGATACTATTAATGATCCATACATGTATTTCTATGATTCCTGGAACGACTTATACTTAGCCGTTAATATTAGAGGATATGCTGTTGTATATGCATTTCACGGCAACATTGTAGAGATAGTTACTGTTCTTGGTAAAAGAGAATTTGAAGCATTACTTTCAAAATACGGGAAAAGTAGATATAAACACTTATAA
- a CDS encoding HAD family hydrolase, which translates to MTGEKLVVFDIDGVLVDSYSGIPVFYEKILPDMFGIDEEYARFLLYMEYIYDQAGMLREEWWPKYLEIDEQILSYLLAKYWEVRIETSKLEPGAGNVLKNLKSKGWIIGSVSYRDDIYGLKLWRIKDLGLYDFFEDIIVVGEDISSRIEGIKILTRKYNPKTIVYVDDKIQNLYRILGKLENIVLVWYKYSWINGLLEKHINSSKIYMVYNMYELEKLLDGIS; encoded by the coding sequence ATGACTGGGGAGAAACTAGTTGTATTTGATATTGATGGTGTATTAGTTGATAGTTATTCAGGAATTCCAGTATTCTATGAGAAAATACTTCCAGATATGTTTGGTATCGATGAGGAATATGCTCGTTTCCTCCTATATATGGAATACATATATGATCAAGCAGGCATGCTACGTGAAGAATGGTGGCCGAAATATCTTGAAATAGATGAACAAATACTTAGCTATCTCCTAGCTAAGTATTGGGAGGTAAGAATTGAGACAAGCAAGTTGGAACCAGGAGCCGGAAATGTCTTGAAGAACTTGAAGAGTAAAGGATGGATTATTGGTAGTGTGAGTTATAGAGACGATATTTATGGTTTGAAATTGTGGAGGATAAAGGATTTGGGGCTATATGATTTTTTCGAAGACATAATAGTTGTTGGTGAAGACATATCATCGAGAATAGAGGGTATCAAGATCCTGACTAGAAAATATAATCCAAAAACAATAGTGTATGTAGACGATAAAATCCAAAATCTATATAGGATCTTGGGGAAGCTGGAAAATATAGTATTGGTATGGTATAAATATTCATGGATTAATGGATTACTAGAAAAACATATTAATTCCTCCAAGATCTATATGGTTTATAATATGTATGAGCTAGAAAAATTACTGGATGGGATCAGCTGA
- a CDS encoding RibD family protein, which produces MKLERPYVLVFSTISVDGGLSVKGKKYKLSSDRDLYRLHYFRSIVDAVMVGANTVIIDDPLLTIRLPGYKGKQPYRIVIDGKLRVTPKYKVFNTKYAPTILITSISNKDREIIKRFTSKGVKVLFIDTDKNDPSKLDLRKAVEKLYREFYIRKILIEGGGQLLASLLKNKLIDELYLSISPLIIGLNKTSLIEDFLESPLKLVLKNIFIDHITGEITINYKPVYEEQ; this is translated from the coding sequence TTGAAATTGGAGAGACCATATGTATTGGTGTTTTCAACGATTAGTGTTGATGGAGGATTATCTGTTAAGGGTAAAAAATACAAGTTAAGTAGTGATAGAGACCTTTACAGACTACATTATTTTAGATCAATTGTAGATGCTGTAATGGTTGGTGCTAATACTGTTATAATAGATGACCCATTACTAACAATACGTTTACCAGGCTATAAGGGCAAACAACCATATAGAATAGTGATTGATGGTAAGCTAAGAGTAACGCCTAAATATAAAGTGTTTAATACAAAATATGCTCCAACAATACTTATCACAAGCATTAGTAATAAGGATAGAGAAATAATTAAGAGATTCACATCGAAGGGCGTAAAAGTACTATTTATCGACACAGATAAAAATGACCCCTCAAAACTCGATCTTAGAAAAGCAGTTGAGAAACTATATAGAGAATTCTATATTAGAAAAATACTTATAGAGGGTGGAGGACAATTATTAGCCTCCCTTCTCAAAAACAAATTGATCGACGAACTGTATTTATCGATCTCTCCATTAATCATTGGATTAAACAAGACTTCACTTATTGAAGATTTTCTCGAATCTCCATTAAAGCTTGTTCTCAAAAACATATTTATAGATCACATAACCGGCGAGATAACTATTAATTATAAACCAGTCTACGAAGAACAGTGA
- a CDS encoding metallophosphoesterase, translating into MSDSHDNIYAVDKALNKFIDHRVDAIIHLGDIISPFVVRRMKNILKDIKVYGVLGNNDGDIYLLSKLFSVNGWELYSGPSIINLGNRNLLVMHGYDGIEHTVKIAKSLLSIEGIDAVLFGHTHRVLVQHINNKLLLNPGETCGYLTGKSTIALLDTKDLSVEVLEI; encoded by the coding sequence ATGAGCGATAGCCATGATAATATCTATGCCGTGGATAAAGCATTAAACAAATTCATAGATCACCGTGTCGATGCAATCATTCATTTAGGAGACATCATTTCTCCCTTCGTTGTTAGGAGAATGAAGAATATATTGAAAGATATCAAGGTATACGGTGTTCTCGGAAACAATGATGGTGACATATACTTGTTAAGCAAATTATTTTCTGTTAATGGATGGGAATTATATAGCGGTCCATCCATTATTAATCTTGGCAATAGAAACCTTCTAGTAATGCATGGATATGATGGAATAGAGCATACTGTAAAAATTGCTAAATCCCTACTCAGCATCGAAGGGATAGATGCTGTATTATTCGGACATACTCATAGAGTACTGGTTCAACATATTAATAATAAGCTTCTATTAAACCCTGGAGAAACATGTGGTTACTTAACGGGTAAGTCAACAATAGCACTTTTGGATACAAAGGATTTATCTGTTGAAGTGCTAGAAATATGA
- the hsp20 gene encoding archaeal heat shock protein Hsp20 codes for MSRWDDYNKRRRRGFFDIFDEIFRQMEEEMNRLLREFETLETRGFIEELGPTRRLGPYVYGFRITIGPDGKPVIEEFGNVKKVEGKKMISEEREPLVDVFEHEDNITIVAELPGVEKDKIKLEVSDDKRKLIIRASDTNRKYYKEVELPAEVDPKSAKATYKNGVLEVVLKKIKTSEKKKGYEIKVE; via the coding sequence ATGAGTAGATGGGATGATTATAATAAACGGCGTAGAAGAGGATTCTTCGACATATTTGATGAAATATTCAGGCAAATGGAAGAGGAAATGAATAGGTTACTGCGAGAATTCGAAACATTGGAGACTAGAGGATTTATAGAAGAACTCGGCCCAACAAGAAGATTAGGTCCTTACGTTTATGGTTTTAGAATAACAATAGGCCCAGACGGTAAACCAGTAATTGAAGAATTCGGTAATGTCAAAAAGGTTGAAGGTAAAAAAATGATTAGTGAAGAAAGAGAGCCCCTCGTAGACGTATTCGAGCATGAAGACAATATAACTATTGTTGCAGAGCTTCCAGGAGTAGAAAAAGATAAGATTAAGCTAGAAGTAAGCGATGATAAGAGGAAGCTTATTATAAGAGCAAGCGATACAAACAGGAAATACTATAAAGAAGTAGAGTTACCGGCAGAGGTTGATCCTAAGTCGGCAAAGGCTACATATAAGAATGGAGTATTAGAAGTAGTATTGAAGAAGATCAAAACATCAGAGAAAAAGAAGGGTTATGAGATAAAAGTAGAGTAA
- a CDS encoding nicotinate phosphoribosyltransferase: protein MRLYVASDKEIIEGAVTDIYFVRTTRILREKGIRRKVRMEFHTTSLPKGYEWAVYAGLEEILYVLKDKPVTVYSLPEGTLFKPGEPLLIIEGYYDDIAVYETPLLGIMRHYTSIATKAARMKRLAMNKTLLFFGLRALHPALAPMADRAAYIGGLDAVSGTISEKYLGLKPVGTMPHALIILFGDQVKAWKAFDEVVEEDVPRIMLVDTFCDEKMESLLAAKTLGKKLYGVRLDTPSSRRGNMRKIVEEVRWTLDINGYKHVKIIVSGGIGEKELIELRDIVDSFGIGTSIAFPKNIDISADIVEIYDNGEWIPISKRGKLPGAKQLYRKRPGLNDYIGLLNRSTPPSPEYKPLLKKYIDNGKLVEKLPSIQEIRNYVLEQLKEVPEPEPV, encoded by the coding sequence ATGAGACTATATGTTGCAAGTGATAAGGAGATCATAGAAGGTGCTGTAACCGATATATATTTTGTTAGAACAACAAGGATTCTCAGAGAGAAAGGTATTCGTAGAAAAGTTAGAATGGAATTCCATACAACCAGTCTCCCCAAAGGATATGAGTGGGCTGTTTATGCTGGTCTAGAAGAGATCTTGTATGTTTTAAAAGATAAGCCTGTCACAGTGTATAGTTTGCCTGAAGGCACATTATTCAAACCTGGAGAGCCCCTCTTAATTATTGAAGGCTACTATGACGACATAGCAGTTTATGAGACACCTCTTCTCGGAATTATGAGGCACTATACAAGTATTGCTACCAAGGCCGCTCGTATGAAGAGGTTAGCAATGAATAAGACACTATTATTCTTTGGATTAAGAGCTCTTCACCCAGCACTAGCACCCATGGCTGATCGAGCAGCATATATTGGAGGCTTAGACGCTGTATCGGGAACTATAAGCGAGAAATATCTTGGATTAAAACCTGTTGGAACAATGCCTCACGCATTAATAATATTATTTGGTGACCAAGTAAAGGCTTGGAAAGCATTTGACGAAGTTGTAGAGGAAGATGTTCCTAGAATAATGCTTGTAGATACTTTCTGCGACGAAAAAATGGAGTCATTACTGGCAGCTAAAACTCTCGGCAAGAAACTATATGGGGTAAGATTAGACACCCCTAGTAGTAGAAGAGGAAATATGAGAAAAATTGTTGAAGAAGTAAGATGGACACTAGACATTAATGGTTACAAACATGTCAAAATAATTGTTAGCGGTGGTATAGGCGAGAAAGAACTTATAGAATTGAGAGATATAGTTGATTCATTCGGTATAGGGACATCCATAGCTTTCCCGAAAAACATAGATATAAGTGCAGATATTGTTGAAATATATGATAATGGTGAATGGATCCCTATCTCGAAACGTGGAAAACTACCAGGAGCTAAACAATTATATCGTAAAAGACCAGGTCTAAACGACTATATAGGATTACTAAATAGAAGCACCCCTCCCTCACCAGAATATAAACCATTACTCAAAAAATACATAGACAACGGCAAATTAGTAGAAAAACTACCTAGTATTCAAGAAATTAGAAACTATGTACTAGAACAATTAAAAGAAGTACCTGAACCTGAACCTGTGTAG
- a CDS encoding endonuclease, whose protein sequence is MVKEVKDKGSSLRMHIIYTGPPETKYEDTIDLYASIMKRVVQHL, encoded by the coding sequence ATGGTTAAAGAAGTTAAAGACAAAGGATCGTCCCTTAGAATGCACATAATATACACAGGGCCTCCGGAGACAAAATATGAGGATACAATAGATCTTTATGCATCAATTATGAAGAGAGTTGTTCAACACTTGTAA